In Fibrobacter sp. UWB4, one DNA window encodes the following:
- a CDS encoding HD-GYP domain-containing protein translates to MEEKRPLILVVDDVAMNRALLSDILSDKYDIIEAENGNEALMLLREKTSEISLVLLDMVMPEKDGMEVLDIMNKNGWINEIPVIMISAETAHTLVEGAYTLGVTDFIGRPFDEMVLKNRVNNTIRLYKKQKSLSDLVLNQIYEKTRNNSMMVTMLSHIVEFRNGESGMHVLHINTITEMLLRELMRRTNKYNISKNDIGVICTASSMHDIGKITIPDEILNKPGKLTPEEFNIMKGHTINCAQMLNAVPIGKDERLMKYAYEICRWHHERFDGRGYPDGLKGDEIPIAAQIVSIADVYDALTSERCYKRAFTHEKALEMIHNNECGVFNPILIECFDAIADKLITALQTFDWSKQADKDFFYIADAMMNNPKHPIYNQAFRQFINERKKSHFFESTIDGMLFEYSYTPKVMKLSSKASKMLGLPRTIVDDYKPSLDTQGDAVAENLEKIKKILQRKSTPKDKPFLLKQAFNIDGKSTPCNVKVLQIWAKSQNKDPELTSVYGHIDVVK, encoded by the coding sequence ATGGAAGAAAAACGCCCTCTTATTTTGGTTGTTGACGATGTGGCTATGAACAGAGCCCTGTTATCCGACATACTTAGCGACAAATACGATATTATCGAAGCCGAAAACGGAAACGAAGCATTAATGCTCCTGCGCGAGAAGACTTCTGAAATTTCGCTCGTGCTCCTCGATATGGTGATGCCCGAAAAAGACGGCATGGAAGTCCTAGACATCATGAACAAAAACGGCTGGATCAACGAAATCCCCGTCATCATGATTTCTGCCGAAACAGCCCACACGCTAGTCGAAGGGGCATACACGCTCGGCGTTACAGATTTTATCGGGCGTCCGTTCGACGAGATGGTCCTCAAGAACCGGGTAAACAACACCATCCGTCTTTACAAGAAGCAAAAGAGCCTCTCCGATCTCGTCTTAAACCAGATTTACGAAAAGACCCGCAACAACAGCATGATGGTCACCATGCTGAGCCATATCGTGGAATTCCGCAACGGCGAAAGCGGAATGCACGTGCTACACATCAACACCATCACCGAAATGCTCCTGCGGGAACTGATGCGCCGCACGAACAAATACAATATCAGCAAAAACGACATCGGCGTCATTTGCACGGCATCGTCCATGCACGACATCGGGAAAATCACCATTCCAGATGAGATTCTGAACAAACCGGGCAAGCTCACTCCCGAAGAGTTCAATATCATGAAGGGGCATACCATCAATTGCGCCCAGATGCTAAACGCGGTGCCCATCGGGAAAGACGAACGCTTAATGAAGTACGCCTACGAAATCTGCCGCTGGCACCATGAACGTTTCGACGGTCGCGGCTACCCTGACGGCCTCAAGGGCGACGAAATTCCAATCGCCGCGCAAATTGTTTCCATCGCAGACGTCTACGACGCACTTACAAGCGAACGCTGCTACAAGCGAGCTTTCACGCACGAGAAGGCCCTCGAGATGATCCACAACAACGAATGCGGCGTATTCAACCCAATCCTGATCGAATGCTTCGACGCCATCGCAGATAAACTTATAACCGCCTTGCAGACATTCGACTGGAGCAAGCAGGCAGACAAGGACTTTTTCTACATTGCCGACGCCATGATGAACAACCCGAAGCACCCGATTTACAACCAGGCATTTAGGCAGTTTATCAACGAGCGCAAAAAAAGCCACTTCTTTGAATCTACGATAGACGGAATGCTCTTTGAATATTCCTATACCCCTAAAGTAATGAAGCTTTCTTCGAAAGCATCGAAAATGCTCGGACTGCCCCGGACTATCGTTGACGACTACAAACCAAGTCTCGACACGCAGGGCGACGCTGTTGCCGAGAATCTGGAAAAAATCAAAAAAATCTTGCAGCGCAAATCAACGCCAAAGGATAAACCGTTCCTTCTTAAACAAGCTTTCAACATAGACGGAAAGAGCACCCCCTGCAATGTCAAGGTTCTCCAAATCTGGGCCAAAAGCCAGAACAAGGATCCTGAACTCACCTCCGTTTATGGACACATCGACGTAGTAAAATAA